The following are from one region of the Candidatus Krumholzibacteriia bacterium genome:
- a CDS encoding diguanylate cyclase — MAGATTSLAVLGNLLQMPGADAPLGSWISVAGLLLGAVLIMAWQRRPVNTWGDPPKAELVTPSYRRSLPRLSQELARMRRYERSLAVLVIDIDRRGGKAEESGRGQSGRELAFAFWHLGAMLRDLLRNSDIVTSDPVDDRFVIVLPEANRAQAGLAAQRLRTSLQTATLLRVRTGVAEFPGDGLIIEELVKAAENDGHGMLQQDLAAQGES, encoded by the coding sequence ATGGCTGGCGCAACCACTTCTCTCGCGGTTCTCGGCAACCTGCTGCAGATGCCGGGGGCAGATGCCCCCCTGGGGTCGTGGATCTCGGTGGCCGGACTGCTCCTGGGAGCGGTGCTCATCATGGCCTGGCAGCGACGACCGGTGAACACGTGGGGAGATCCTCCCAAGGCCGAGCTGGTCACCCCCAGCTACCGGCGGTCCTTGCCTCGGCTCAGCCAGGAGCTGGCGCGAATGCGGCGCTACGAGCGCAGCCTCGCCGTGCTCGTGATCGACATCGATCGCCGGGGAGGCAAGGCCGAGGAATCCGGACGCGGGCAAAGCGGGCGCGAGCTGGCCTTCGCCTTCTGGCACCTGGGCGCCATGCTGCGCGACCTGCTGCGCAACAGCGACATCGTGACCAGCGACCCGGTGGACGACCGCTTCGTCATCGTTCTCCCCGAAGCCAACCGGGCGCAGGCCGGGCTCGCGGCCCAGCGGTTGCGGACGTCGCTGCAGACGGCGACGCTGCTGCGCGTGCGTACCGGCGTGGCGGAGTTCCCCGGCGATGGCTTGATCATCGAAGAGCTGGTCAAGGCCGCCGAGAACGACGGGCACGGCATGCTCCAGCAAGACCTCGCGGCACAAGGCGAGTCCTGA
- a CDS encoding GNVR domain-containing protein, producing the protein MQHSDTEQILSRLSRIIRRRKMLLLLCFIVVLGPVGIYNEVQTPIYQASTTVVFDEVTAPIQSYEYDFSREIVIANRLEEFTSFSFAKDISDALSVDMLQRFPYPEEAPEGFDPVNFVVAEIQASISAYAVRNSNIVRISVQMQDPELCATVANTAAQVFQERSFRIKHEGTSGVRRFMEDQLAIFKQKLERSEQSLKQYKESHGVVSFESEAQEILRRATEAEVLYNQASTNRHSLQERLTAVEAEISKQKAGLVPAITEVSSPWAQTLMTKLIEQQKQYMDLKVQNYPPTHPKMVALNDEIERTKKDLKNEATKLVESRNVADPIAQMAKYFGEAATLQIEIESLKAQEAALKKVIGDYNNTLSALPDKELNLAQLERERNVNQKIYTNVLEKLEETKITEAEKIPSIRILDDAIVPRLPIRPRKFLNLGIGMLMGMVVGLGLAWILDSMSGASPGSVRNLESMTGWSVLASVPRIEKLPRGQLKLENDTRSRAQVRRIKRHLFSHIEPYSAVAEAYRMLRTNLQFMGVGERYRTILVTSIAASEGKSTTLSNLAITLAKQGQKVLVLDSEVRRPVQHTAFDVRRGPGLSEVLFSDNPVSASPEDDNAEAWLSNGKHKKAKTPTLSLDRMRETSPKHLEELLQENIKPVRIKNLAVLPSGDAWRNPSVTISNFAQRVKVILQTLKQKYDVILIDAPPIMLVHDAAIVSTLVDCVLFVVNSAKIDEESLLKAKQLLENGNAHVLGMVLNHFEPVGVYGSYYSYYRDIDRSEAEQPAQA; encoded by the coding sequence ATGCAGCATTCCGACACCGAACAGATTCTGAGCCGATTGAGCCGCATCATCCGCCGGCGGAAGATGCTGTTGTTGCTCTGCTTCATCGTGGTTCTCGGCCCCGTCGGCATCTACAACGAGGTCCAGACTCCGATCTATCAGGCCAGCACCACCGTGGTGTTCGACGAGGTCACGGCCCCGATTCAGAGCTACGAGTACGATTTCTCCCGTGAGATCGTCATCGCCAATCGGCTCGAGGAGTTCACCAGCTTCTCGTTCGCCAAGGACATCTCCGACGCGCTGTCGGTCGATATGCTGCAACGCTTCCCCTATCCGGAAGAAGCGCCCGAGGGCTTCGATCCGGTCAACTTCGTGGTGGCCGAGATCCAGGCGAGCATCAGCGCCTACGCCGTGCGCAATTCGAATATCGTGCGCATCAGCGTGCAAATGCAGGATCCCGAGCTCTGCGCCACGGTGGCCAACACGGCGGCGCAGGTCTTCCAGGAGCGCAGCTTCCGGATCAAGCACGAGGGCACCTCGGGAGTGCGCCGCTTCATGGAAGACCAGCTGGCGATCTTCAAGCAAAAGCTGGAGCGCTCAGAGCAGTCACTCAAGCAGTACAAGGAGTCGCATGGTGTCGTCTCCTTCGAGAGCGAAGCTCAGGAGATCCTGCGCCGCGCCACCGAAGCGGAAGTGCTCTACAACCAGGCGTCCACCAATCGACACTCGCTGCAAGAGCGCCTGACCGCGGTGGAGGCGGAGATCTCCAAGCAGAAGGCAGGTCTGGTGCCGGCGATCACCGAGGTCTCGAGCCCCTGGGCCCAGACCCTGATGACCAAGCTCATCGAGCAGCAGAAGCAGTACATGGACCTGAAGGTGCAGAACTACCCGCCGACGCACCCGAAGATGGTGGCTCTCAACGACGAGATCGAGCGCACCAAGAAGGACCTGAAGAACGAAGCGACCAAGCTGGTGGAATCGCGGAACGTCGCCGACCCGATCGCGCAGATGGCGAAGTACTTCGGCGAGGCTGCCACGCTGCAGATCGAGATCGAATCCCTGAAAGCCCAGGAAGCGGCGCTGAAGAAGGTCATCGGCGACTACAACAACACCCTGAGCGCTCTGCCGGACAAGGAGCTCAACCTGGCGCAGCTCGAGCGCGAGCGCAACGTGAACCAGAAGATCTACACCAACGTGCTCGAGAAGCTCGAGGAAACCAAGATCACCGAGGCGGAGAAGATCCCCAGCATCCGCATCCTCGACGACGCCATCGTGCCGCGCCTGCCGATCCGGCCGCGGAAGTTCCTGAACCTCGGAATCGGCATGCTGATGGGAATGGTGGTCGGCTTAGGTCTGGCCTGGATCCTGGACAGCATGAGCGGGGCCTCGCCGGGTTCGGTGCGCAACCTGGAGAGCATGACCGGCTGGTCGGTGCTGGCATCGGTGCCGCGCATCGAGAAGCTGCCGCGGGGGCAGCTGAAGCTGGAGAACGACACGCGTAGCCGGGCCCAGGTCAGGCGGATCAAGCGCCACCTGTTCTCCCACATCGAGCCCTATTCCGCCGTCGCCGAAGCCTATCGCATGCTGCGCACGAACCTGCAGTTCATGGGCGTGGGCGAGCGCTACCGCACCATCCTGGTGACGAGCATCGCGGCGAGCGAAGGCAAATCCACCACGCTCTCCAACCTTGCCATCACCTTGGCGAAGCAAGGACAGAAAGTGCTGGTTCTCGACTCGGAAGTGCGGCGTCCGGTGCAGCACACCGCCTTCGATGTCCGCCGCGGGCCGGGGTTGAGCGAAGTCCTATTCTCCGACAATCCAGTGAGTGCCAGCCCGGAAGACGACAACGCCGAGGCCTGGCTGTCCAATGGCAAGCACAAGAAGGCGAAGACTCCGACGCTCTCCCTCGATCGCATGCGCGAGACCAGCCCGAAGCATCTGGAAGAGCTGCTGCAGGAGAACATCAAGCCCGTGCGGATCAAGAACCTCGCGGTGCTGCCGAGCGGTGATGCTTGGCGGAACCCGAGCGTCACGATCTCCAACTTCGCCCAGCGGGTGAAGGTGATCCTGCAGACCCTGAAGCAGAAATACGACGTCATCCTGATCGATGCCCCTCCGATCATGCTGGTCCACGACGCCGCCATCGTTTCGACCTTGGTCGACTGCGTGCTATTCGTGGTGAATTCGGCGAAGATCGATGAAGAATCGCTGCTCAAGGCCAAGCAGCTGCTGGAGAACGGCAATGCACACGTTCTCGGCATGGTCCTGAATCACTTCGAGCCGGTCGGTGTCTACGGCAGCTATTACAGCTACTACCGCGACATCGACCGCTCGGAAGCGGAGCAGCCGGCCCAGGCCTGA
- a CDS encoding SLBB domain-containing protein produces the protein MGLRSLLRDCACAALLAQWLVPAGAIAQQKDDYLLGEENRLEMVVHVLGEVARPGEYRVADDTNVLELLSKAGGGTGTARLSEVTITRLGGVGEPSALGGAGSTNGSDPAAQRVFRVNIADILQGKTAEVPLLHPGDVVMVPRNSWAAWRTTAAVLRDLSIVATTYFIGVRAFNE, from the coding sequence TTGGGACTTCGTTCCCTGCTGCGCGACTGCGCCTGCGCGGCGCTGCTCGCCCAATGGCTCGTTCCCGCCGGGGCCATCGCTCAGCAGAAGGACGACTATCTCCTCGGTGAGGAGAATCGTTTGGAGATGGTGGTGCACGTGCTCGGCGAGGTGGCGCGCCCCGGAGAATACCGTGTGGCGGACGACACCAACGTCCTCGAGCTCCTATCGAAAGCCGGTGGCGGCACGGGCACGGCCCGCTTGAGCGAAGTGACCATCACTCGTTTGGGCGGCGTCGGCGAGCCGAGCGCCCTCGGGGGAGCCGGCAGCACCAACGGCAGCGACCCAGCGGCGCAGCGGGTGTTCCGCGTCAACATCGCGGACATCCTGCAGGGCAAGACGGCAGAGGTGCCTCTGCTGCATCCTGGCGACGTCGTCATGGTGCCCCGCAACAGCTGGGCGGCGTGGCGTACCACGGCCGCGGTCCTGCGCGATCTTTCCATCGTGGCGACGACGTATTTCATCGGCGTACGCGCATTCAACGAGTGA
- a CDS encoding DUF4956 domain-containing protein, whose translation MNPQNVLKIDLTPGHMLLNLSLAFALAFVWATVYRKTHSGVAYSRSFFLALILVAPIVSMIMMAIGSNVALSLGLVGSLSVIRFRTVIKDTKDMVFLFFAVALGLCAGANAWMLATIGTFMVSLVAVLIPRVSYTRAAASDYILVFRSSLQDPWKALPEDTQGMVSWKQLRGATDADHGTEFEYTYNVRFAAKANPETLVKEISKNENISRVTLIAPENHLDL comes from the coding sequence ATGAATCCGCAAAATGTGCTCAAGATCGATCTCACCCCGGGCCACATGCTGCTCAACCTGAGCCTGGCCTTCGCCCTCGCCTTCGTCTGGGCCACGGTGTACCGCAAGACCCACAGCGGCGTGGCTTACAGCCGTTCCTTCTTCCTGGCGCTCATCCTCGTGGCGCCGATCGTGTCCATGATCATGATGGCGATCGGCAGCAACGTGGCCCTCTCCCTCGGCCTGGTGGGCTCCCTCTCGGTCATCCGCTTCCGCACCGTGATCAAGGACACCAAGGACATGGTGTTCCTCTTCTTCGCGGTGGCCCTCGGCCTCTGCGCCGGCGCCAACGCCTGGATGCTCGCCACCATCGGAACCTTCATGGTCTCTCTCGTCGCCGTTCTCATCCCGCGCGTGAGCTACACCCGCGCCGCCGCCTCCGACTACATCCTGGTTTTCCGCTCCAGCCTCCAGGACCCCTGGAAGGCCCTTCCCGAGGACACTCAGGGCATGGTGTCCTGGAAGCAGCTGCGCGGCGCCACCGATGCGGACCACGGCACGGAGTTCGAATACACCTACAACGTGCGCTTCGCTGCCAAGGCCAACCCCGAGACCCTGGTGAAGGAAATCAGCAAGAACGAGAACATCTCCCGGGTGACGCTCATCGCCCCGGAAAACCACCTCGATCTGTAG
- a CDS encoding polyphosphate polymerase domain-containing protein, whose amino-acid sequence MDSNGHASNGNGNGNAQGVHKPLVMQRWEVKYVVDRTTRTGLERDLSALMRPDAFAGNDGTYIVRSLYFDSPDYMAFHSKVSGDAVRHKVRTRIYTDDPSQAAIVRLEVKSRILATIHKVACDVSREEYLEIWEALQRRTLPRDAILDSHPGVADFFRLQKQYSMEPKVIVQYRRKAWERRDISRVRTNFDDEIVASRHTDLLGDLHGARRLMQYGHSVFEIKVDGVMPYWLHMLTDKYGLRNEAFSKFCYSIASEARTSAAIRRD is encoded by the coding sequence ATGGACAGCAACGGCCACGCTTCGAACGGCAACGGGAACGGCAACGCCCAGGGCGTCCACAAGCCCTTGGTCATGCAGCGGTGGGAGGTCAAGTACGTCGTCGACCGGACGACGCGGACGGGGCTGGAACGCGACCTTTCCGCCCTCATGCGACCCGACGCCTTCGCCGGCAACGACGGCACCTACATCGTCCGCAGTCTCTATTTCGACTCGCCGGACTACATGGCGTTCCACAGCAAGGTCTCTGGCGACGCCGTGCGGCACAAGGTGCGGACCCGCATCTACACCGATGACCCGAGCCAGGCGGCCATCGTGCGGCTCGAGGTGAAGTCACGCATCCTGGCCACGATCCACAAGGTGGCCTGCGATGTGAGCCGCGAGGAGTACCTGGAGATCTGGGAGGCCCTGCAGAGGCGGACGCTGCCTCGCGACGCCATCCTCGACAGTCATCCTGGTGTCGCCGACTTCTTCCGCCTGCAAAAGCAATACAGCATGGAGCCGAAGGTCATCGTGCAGTACCGGCGCAAGGCCTGGGAGCGGCGCGACATCAGCCGCGTCCGCACCAACTTCGACGACGAGATCGTGGCCTCGCGCCACACCGATCTCCTGGGCGACCTGCACGGCGCGCGGCGCCTCATGCAGTACGGACACAGTGTCTTCGAGATCAAGGTGGATGGCGTCATGCCGTATTGGTTGCACATGCTGACCGACAAATACGGCCTGCGCAACGAGGCGTTCAGCAAGTTTTGTTATTCCATCGCCAGCGAGGCGCGGACCTCGGCGGCGATTCGGCGCGACTAG
- a CDS encoding right-handed parallel beta-helix repeat-containing protein has protein sequence MTSPSPKHGPVSPWRLLDRVWRGPERWLGLAALVFIGFSCLTYSRTVAEYSSHLFTRNKYVALVDGMFNPMRNRHILLQSGLPVYDIKIGRLEWNTLQKTAEEAVARGWLNEDLRTWVPATFIHGGQAYKIEMRLRGDQSRHWSGPKKSYRIKFSDQVVAGQRVERYFEGKHQINLIVPQDKLFALGPFVNSVLHERGLVTPADHFAILKVNGVIHGLYYQAEHFDNPLLAGNGRPETTVFGLGNRAGTHERYTGLGSATVSDAAFDVGSLRRQVEPTDDLGLRAMQVLVDHAKNPTPENFARVRAVIDWEKYLTFRCLMTLCNTDQVRFGSDNLKFYYDSSRGLLEPVPWDVTLQQMPSEPGTFDFFSTPADPLEAAVLRDPELRLRRNRIMWQFLADGGKSLLARYDQMAADIRLVVWADVLTTPIQAYKMDQIRKVLVSNIQRTRHVLEHGAGNLNYRLDSDQLATLEFTALNASGIHLQEFTLADSTALTGSYRLFADSDDDGVLGKTDRLLGESDGTGGSIAFVLDDEVLPTVHYGAHAILGRHWEYFEPLAGRRRWFLVGNLANPTRNPLLWTPPTLVVTAMNAVTEEPIPSASLNQIDVVVPDNTIGITCYDATDPYDLAAEQRSLAEFLRVQPQFHPSAARPGAVELHGDVSLAGTVIVPQSVSLVVAPGTDITLEPGAAVLCFGGLVCEGTVDQRIRIHGRNGKAWGTFACIRPAEPVRVLYTDFSHGGQKRANGILFTGGLAVHEGDLQLEHCRFTDMRSEDAVNVKSGKIVAKDCDFERTASDAIDIDAGTGEVTGSRFKDIAGDGIDISYSQVTLRDNEIENARDKGVRVSENSRPVLENNSFRRCQIAVSCMDQSFAKVSRCTFEGNRLAIEAKRQKPMFGGGGGEFVRCVFAANDTLQREDGFSTGMIKIEESGTTAKASDQDLVRVAPK, from the coding sequence ATGACCAGTCCATCCCCCAAGCACGGCCCAGTCAGCCCCTGGCGTCTCCTGGACCGCGTCTGGCGCGGGCCGGAGCGCTGGCTCGGCTTGGCTGCGCTCGTCTTCATCGGCTTCAGTTGCCTGACCTATTCACGCACCGTGGCCGAGTACTCGAGCCACCTGTTCACTAGAAATAAGTACGTGGCGCTCGTGGACGGCATGTTCAACCCCATGCGCAACCGTCACATCCTGCTGCAATCGGGGCTACCGGTCTACGACATCAAGATCGGGCGGCTGGAGTGGAACACGTTGCAAAAGACGGCGGAAGAGGCCGTGGCCCGGGGCTGGCTGAACGAGGACCTCAGAACCTGGGTTCCCGCCACCTTCATCCACGGCGGCCAGGCCTACAAGATCGAGATGCGCCTGCGCGGGGATCAGAGCCGCCACTGGAGTGGGCCCAAGAAGTCCTATCGCATCAAGTTCAGCGACCAGGTCGTCGCCGGGCAGCGGGTGGAGCGCTACTTCGAGGGCAAGCATCAGATCAATCTCATCGTCCCGCAAGACAAGCTCTTCGCTCTCGGGCCGTTCGTGAACTCCGTCTTGCACGAGCGGGGACTGGTCACGCCGGCGGACCATTTCGCCATCCTCAAAGTCAACGGCGTCATCCATGGTCTGTATTACCAGGCCGAGCACTTCGACAATCCGCTGCTGGCCGGGAACGGACGCCCGGAAACCACGGTCTTCGGCCTCGGCAACCGGGCCGGGACCCACGAGCGTTACACCGGCCTGGGCAGCGCCACGGTGAGCGATGCCGCCTTCGACGTCGGCTCCCTGCGCCGGCAGGTGGAGCCGACGGATGACCTGGGCCTGCGTGCCATGCAGGTGCTGGTCGATCACGCCAAGAACCCGACACCGGAGAACTTCGCCCGCGTCCGCGCCGTCATCGACTGGGAGAAGTACCTCACCTTCCGCTGCCTGATGACGCTGTGCAACACCGATCAGGTGCGCTTCGGTTCGGACAACTTGAAGTTCTACTACGATTCCAGCCGCGGTCTCCTGGAACCCGTGCCCTGGGACGTGACGCTGCAGCAGATGCCCAGCGAACCGGGCACCTTCGACTTCTTCAGCACTCCCGCCGACCCGCTGGAGGCCGCAGTGCTGCGCGATCCCGAGCTCCGGCTCCGGCGCAACCGCATCATGTGGCAGTTCCTGGCCGACGGCGGCAAGAGCCTGCTGGCCCGGTATGACCAGATGGCCGCCGACATTCGCCTGGTGGTCTGGGCGGACGTGCTCACCACGCCCATCCAGGCGTACAAGATGGATCAGATCCGCAAGGTCCTGGTCAGCAACATCCAGAGGACGCGCCACGTGCTCGAACATGGCGCGGGCAACCTGAACTATCGCCTCGACAGCGACCAGCTGGCGACCCTCGAGTTCACCGCCCTCAATGCCAGCGGCATCCACCTCCAGGAGTTCACCCTGGCGGACTCCACCGCGCTCACTGGCAGCTATCGTCTCTTCGCCGACAGCGACGACGATGGCGTGCTCGGCAAGACGGACCGCCTCCTCGGTGAAAGCGATGGCACCGGCGGCAGCATCGCCTTCGTGCTCGACGACGAGGTTCTTCCCACCGTCCATTACGGTGCGCACGCGATCCTCGGCCGTCACTGGGAGTACTTCGAGCCCCTGGCCGGCCGCCGCCGCTGGTTCCTCGTCGGCAATCTCGCCAACCCGACGCGGAACCCTCTGCTCTGGACGCCGCCCACGCTCGTCGTCACCGCCATGAACGCGGTCACCGAGGAGCCGATCCCTTCGGCTTCGCTGAACCAGATCGACGTCGTCGTCCCCGACAACACCATCGGCATCACCTGCTATGACGCCACCGATCCCTATGATCTGGCGGCAGAGCAGCGGAGCCTGGCCGAGTTCCTCCGGGTCCAGCCGCAGTTCCATCCCAGCGCCGCACGCCCTGGCGCCGTCGAGCTGCACGGCGACGTGTCGTTGGCAGGGACAGTGATCGTGCCCCAGAGCGTCTCCCTCGTGGTCGCCCCCGGGACGGACATCACCCTCGAACCCGGAGCCGCGGTGCTCTGCTTCGGTGGCCTCGTCTGCGAGGGCACGGTGGACCAGCGGATTCGCATCCACGGGCGCAACGGCAAGGCCTGGGGGACTTTCGCCTGCATCCGACCGGCGGAGCCCGTGCGCGTCCTTTACACCGACTTCAGCCACGGCGGGCAGAAACGGGCCAACGGCATCCTCTTCACCGGCGGCCTCGCCGTCCACGAAGGGGACCTGCAGCTCGAGCACTGTCGTTTCACCGACATGCGCAGCGAAGACGCGGTCAACGTCAAGAGCGGCAAGATCGTCGCCAAGGACTGCGACTTCGAACGCACCGCCAGCGACGCCATCGACATCGACGCCGGCACCGGCGAAGTGACGGGCAGCCGCTTCAAGGACATCGCCGGGGACGGCATCGACATCTCCTACAGCCAGGTCACGCTGCGGGACAACGAGATCGAGAACGCCCGGGACAAGGGCGTCCGCGTCAGCGAGAACTCGCGCCCGGTGCTGGAGAACAACAGCTTCCGCCGTTGCCAGATCGCGGTTTCCTGCATGGACCAGTCGTTCGCCAAGGTCAGCCGCTGCACCTTCGAGGGCAATCGGCTCGCCATCGAGGCGAAGCGCCAGAAGCCCATGTTCGGCGGCGGCGGCGGCGAGTTCGTGCGCTGCGTGTTCGCGGCGAACGACACCTTGCAGCGAGAAGACGGCTTCTCCACCGGCATGATCAAGATCGAAGAATCCGGGACCACCGCCAAGGCGAGCGACCAGGATCTGGTGCGTGTCGCGCCGAAATGA
- a CDS encoding sugar transferase produces MQTQDGAAIVPLFPAPALPRPWYEQRGRPWLSDERYAGCKRVMDLTLCLLSLPVVLTVIALCMALIKIDSPGPIFFVQSRTGRGGRRFRMYKLRTMFRNAEELKSKFMHLNELAWPDFKITNDPRITRAGRFLRKTSLDELPQLLNVIKGDMSLVGPRPTSFSSVTYSLWHTARLEVKPGLTGLWQVSGRNELEFNERVRLDIAYERHRSLWLDTRIILRTVVCIFTQRGAN; encoded by the coding sequence ATGCAGACGCAGGACGGAGCCGCCATCGTCCCCTTGTTCCCCGCACCGGCGCTGCCGCGGCCTTGGTACGAGCAGCGCGGTCGCCCCTGGCTGAGCGACGAACGCTACGCCGGCTGCAAGCGTGTCATGGATCTGACCTTGTGCTTGCTGTCGTTGCCGGTGGTACTCACCGTCATCGCCCTGTGCATGGCTCTGATCAAGATCGATTCGCCCGGACCGATCTTCTTCGTCCAGAGCCGTACCGGCCGCGGCGGGCGGCGCTTCCGCATGTACAAGTTGCGCACGATGTTCCGCAACGCCGAGGAGCTCAAGAGCAAGTTCATGCACTTGAACGAGCTGGCCTGGCCCGACTTCAAGATCACCAACGACCCGCGCATCACCCGCGCCGGGCGTTTCCTGCGCAAGACCAGCCTGGACGAGCTGCCCCAGCTGCTCAACGTGATCAAGGGCGACATGAGCTTGGTGGGGCCGCGACCGACCTCCTTCAGCTCGGTCACCTACAGCTTGTGGCACACCGCCCGGCTCGAGGTGAAGCCGGGCTTGACCGGTCTCTGGCAGGTGAGCGGCCGCAACGAGCTCGAGTTCAACGAGCGCGTGCGGCTCGACATCGCCTACGAGCGCCACCGTTCCTTGTGGCTCGACACGCGCATCATTCTGCGCACCGTGGTCTGCATTTTCACCCAGCGTGGAGCCAACTGA
- a CDS encoding glycosyltransferase family 2 protein codes for MELVFWASVLILAYTYAGFPVLVAFWGILRRMRVRQEEVTPTVSVVVAAYNEEDVIADKLRNCLALDYPAEALEIIVASDGSDDRTEGIVAGFADPRLQLLALPRRGKIHALVDAVARARGEILVFSDANTMLHPQALHKLMRNFADVTVGGVCGNQVHVKNRRADSSEGGESLYWSYDKWLKGMQTRTGSIVAADGALYAIRRNLFRMPERTAVTDDFAISTAVVQQKRRLVFEPEALGFEPATGAAGREFRRKVRLMNRGMRGVLLRRELLNPFRYGFYSVILFSHKVVRRLAPIFLLTLLASNLALTHRRFYAVTAVLQLSFYLLAAAGGLLRSRRAGRQKLLSIPFFYCLANAAALVALAGLVRGEQIERWQPQRRALEA; via the coding sequence ATGGAACTGGTCTTCTGGGCCTCCGTCTTGATCCTGGCCTACACCTACGCCGGGTTTCCGGTGCTCGTGGCCTTTTGGGGCATCCTGCGTCGCATGCGTGTGCGCCAGGAGGAGGTGACTCCCACCGTGAGCGTGGTCGTCGCAGCCTACAATGAGGAAGACGTCATCGCGGACAAGCTGCGCAATTGCCTGGCCCTCGACTATCCTGCCGAGGCCCTGGAGATCATCGTCGCCTCCGATGGTTCCGACGATCGCACCGAAGGCATCGTCGCCGGCTTCGCCGACCCCCGCCTGCAGCTCCTGGCCCTGCCCCGCCGCGGCAAGATCCACGCCTTGGTCGACGCCGTGGCGCGGGCGCGCGGCGAGATCCTCGTTTTCTCCGACGCCAACACCATGCTGCACCCTCAGGCACTGCACAAGCTGATGCGGAACTTTGCCGATGTCACCGTGGGCGGCGTCTGTGGCAACCAAGTGCACGTGAAGAACCGGCGCGCCGACAGCAGCGAAGGCGGCGAGAGCCTGTACTGGAGCTACGACAAGTGGCTGAAGGGCATGCAGACGCGCACCGGGAGTATCGTGGCTGCGGACGGTGCCCTCTACGCCATCCGCCGCAACTTGTTCCGTATGCCAGAGCGCACCGCCGTCACCGACGATTTCGCCATTTCCACCGCGGTGGTGCAGCAGAAGCGCCGCCTGGTGTTCGAACCCGAGGCCCTGGGCTTCGAGCCAGCGACGGGCGCCGCCGGGCGCGAGTTCCGCCGCAAGGTGCGGCTGATGAACCGCGGCATGCGTGGCGTCCTTTTGCGGCGGGAGCTGCTCAATCCCTTCCGCTATGGTTTCTACTCCGTGATCCTGTTCTCTCACAAGGTGGTGCGGCGCCTGGCGCCGATCTTCCTGCTCACCCTGCTGGCGAGCAATCTTGCCCTCACCCACCGGCGCTTCTATGCCGTGACGGCCGTGTTGCAGTTGAGCTTCTACCTCCTGGCCGCGGCCGGGGGACTGCTCAGGTCGCGCCGCGCCGGCCGTCAGAAGCTGCTGTCGATTCCTTTCTTCTACTGCCTGGCGAACGCCGCAGCCCTGGTGGCGCTGGCCGGCCTCGTCCGGGGCGAGCAGATCGAGCGCTGGCAACCGCAGCGCCGCGCCCTCGAAGCCTGA